ATATCGAGCTTGGCACAAATAAGTGGCTCGCTCCCGGCTCGATCAGGTTCGGTCGCGGGTGCGGTCTGTATTCGAACGTCCACCTGCAGCCGCAGTCCGGCCACAATCCCTTGCACTACGAGAACCTTCCCTGCATAGGTAAGCAAAGCTTTACTCCAGCGGATGATTCACCGAAAGGCAAACACTAACGAGCGTCCCTGGCAGATCACAGGCTGGCGGGTGGTCGGGGCGATGTTGAAGCCGGGCGGGAGCAGCTCGTCATCGGCCGGATTGCTCCGGAAGTATTCGGTGATTGCCTGCTTCTCGTCGACGCAGTAGTAGCGGCCGCACATGGCTATAGGAACTCCGCCCGGGCAGCTTTGAGGGCGGCGTAGGCAGCCTCTAGGGCTTCCTGTGCGTTCGCGATGGCCTCCGCCTGCGGCTTTGTTAGGTTGTCTATACCTGGAACATCTAGAACGGGCTGGAGAATCTTGAAGTCGTTCCAGGTCGTTTGAATCAGGTGAGAAAGCACGGCTTTGATCTCGGCTTGCATGATGATCTCCGGAAGAACAGGCTACCATCCGCTTCCGTTCGTTCACCCCCGTCAATCCGTTACGCCCCATACATGTTGAAAATCCATGCATCCAGCCGAACGGCTCCTGTCGTCATAGGCGGAGGGAGTGCACCATGAGCGATGAAAAGCCATTCGAACTAGTTGCGCTCGGAATTGTCGGGACGGACCGATTGACCGGCGATAGTCTGATCGTGGAATTCAGCGACCACACTTCGGCGACCTTTACCGCTGAGGAGCTCGCAGACTGCGCGCCTGATCGCCGCCGAACCGACACGGAATCGTTGCCCATCGAAGAGTAACCCTTCCCTGACAGCACCTTCCTTATCACTTGCAAGCGCCCCGGAGGCCCATGCTCAGCACGCTCCTTTTCCATTGCCCCGGTTGCAAACATGTCTGGCCGGTGCCGGACACCCTCGCGGACAGGCCAGCGACTTGCCCGAAGTGTGGCGAAGCCTCTGGTCCTGAGGGCTTCGCTTACACGACCCTCGCGACGAAAGGGCGTGCGGGTTCGTAACCTTTTCATCAATGACCGGCGGCCCATCTCCAAAGAGACGGAACCGCCAGCCTGCATACCCCACTTTAGCGTTTAGGGGGTTTAGGTGGTTGGATCTTCGTTTCAGGCTTATGCTTGGCGTCCTTCGCAAGGATGATTTTGCTTAGAACTCCCTGAATCTTCAGCGTCGGGGGGGTACGTTTGATCGGCATGGTTCAACTCTCCTTTGGGCGGATGCCCGTAAGGGTATGGCAGATGTTGTCGGACTCGGTCAAACCGGCAGCTCGGCGATTGTGGATTCATTCGCTTCTTCTTCGCCTAGACTGGATGCATGGGTGGACGGCGAGCAGTCCCGATCAACGACGGTTCACAGGAAACGAAACCTCGCGAGTCAGCGCCTTCAAGAGAGGCCGATCCGGAGTCGATAGCCCACATTACTATCGAGACGCCCGTAAATGCTCCACCGCTTACGCCGGACGAGCGCCAGGTGCTTGTCATGGCTTCTATCATTGCGGCAACCCTGATCGGCGAATTCGAACTGAAGGAGTTCGAGGGTGCGCGCTCACCTCGGTTCGTGTCGGCGATTCGCAAGGCGTTCTCCACGGCCCGAGCGCTGCTGGTTCACGCGCGGAACGAATCCGGCCGGGGCAAATAGAAGCCGCTGCTCAGCGGTCTCGTTTTTCGGTTAACCCCCCATACGCATCAAAACCGAATTGCACTCTCGGGTTTTAGCCGATAGTTTGGGCTAAATTACTTGCAGTCGCGCGACAAGCTGGAACCCCACTCTGACGCACCTTGCTTAGGGGGCAGAGGGTGAGCCTACCCCACCCTCGTCTCTGACACCCCGACTTCTCGCCTGAATTCACGTCATCCAGCCTGATGGACGCCAATTGGTCGAGGCACTGAGGCGGGAGGGGAGAGGGGTTAAGCCTTAGGAGTTGGCATCCGTACAGCATCGTTCTTCTGAGACGAGCCCCTGACCCCATATGGGTACCCCCAGGAATCATCTACCTAAGCGAGCATCCGACTCTCGGCTTTCGCGGCGTAACAAGAAGCGACAAGTTACCACTAGACGAGGCAAGCAGATAGTGTTACAGTTACTTCAACGTTGGTAGAAGCATATGTAACGAGGTGCGACGATGGCAAACGGGAAATTTGTCTCTTACCTGAGAGTCTCTACAGCGCGGCAAGGGGCGAGTGGCTTGGGTCTCGAAGCGCAGCGCGAGGCCGTAACCCGATTCTTAAATGGGGGAAAATGGACTCTGGTCCAAGAAGTCATGGAAGTGGAGAGTGGTAAGAAGAACGACCGCCCCGCGATCGCTGAAGCTCTCCGACTCTGCCGTCTTCATAAGGCGACTCTCATAATTGCCAAGCTTGACCGTCTCGCCCGTAACGTG
This genomic window from Granulicella sibirica contains:
- a CDS encoding SOS response-associated peptidase, producing MCGRYYCVDEKQAITEYFRSNPADDELLPPGFNIAPTTRQPVICQGRSLVFAFR